The genomic region ACTTCGCCCAGCCCTTCAACGACGCCACCTTCGTCAACGCCGCCGTCAGCGTCGTCTTTCCGTGGTCAATGTGCCCAATGGTCCCCACGTTGACGTGCGGTTTCGACCGATCGAATTTCTCTTTCCCCATGGCTGGTCTCCAGAAA from Acidobacteriota bacterium harbors:
- a CDS encoding GTP-binding protein, yielding MGKEKFDRSKPHVNVGTIGHIDHGKTTLTAALTKVASLKGWAK